A genomic window from Nocardioides jiangxiensis includes:
- the upp gene encoding uracil phosphoribosyltransferase: MQTVVVDHPLVAHKLTTLRDVGTDSPTFRRLADELVTLLAYEATRSVRVEPRAISTPVADTVGTALASPKPLVVPILRAGLGMLDGMMRLLPTAEVGFLGMVRDEATLEAATYAERLPADLSGRQVYVLDPMLATGGTLAAAIRFLVDRGADDITCVVLLAAPEGCANLEAGLEGVDVPVTVVTAAMDERLNENGYIVPGLGDAGDRLYGVAH, encoded by the coding sequence ATGCAGACCGTCGTCGTCGACCACCCGCTCGTCGCCCACAAGCTGACCACCCTCCGCGATGTCGGCACCGACTCGCCGACCTTCCGTCGCCTCGCCGACGAGCTGGTCACCCTGCTCGCCTACGAGGCGACCCGCTCGGTGCGCGTCGAGCCGCGGGCGATCTCGACTCCGGTCGCCGACACCGTGGGCACCGCCCTCGCCTCCCCGAAGCCGCTCGTCGTCCCGATCCTGCGGGCGGGCCTCGGCATGCTCGACGGCATGATGCGCCTCCTCCCGACCGCGGAGGTCGGCTTCCTGGGCATGGTGCGCGACGAGGCGACGCTCGAGGCGGCGACGTACGCCGAGCGCCTGCCCGCCGACCTGTCAGGTCGCCAGGTCTACGTGCTCGATCCGATGCTCGCCACCGGCGGCACGCTCGCGGCGGCGATCCGCTTCCTCGTCGACCGCGGCGCCGACGACATCACCTGTGTCGTCCTGCTGGCGGCGCCGGAGGGCTGCGCCAACCTCGAGGCCGGCCTCGAGGGAGTCGACGTCCCGGTCACCGTCGTGACCGCTGCGATGGACGAGCGCCTCAACGAGAACGGCTACATCGTCCCCGGCCTGGGCGACGCGGGCGACCGGCTCTACGGCGTGGCCCACTGA
- a CDS encoding tRNA adenosine deaminase-associated protein yields the protein MASPDDVDIALAAYREEGVWQLQELADPVLTSLDAVISGLRRFPGDGGAIGLLALDEDVFLVVRVAGPQVRLLLSDVTAADIYDLAREVIEHLGLPYPEEDDEPAPAGDLAILSDLGVRAGDMGELIDDFDLYPDEMLSDIADRLGFGDDFDDLVGLTNA from the coding sequence ATGGCGAGTCCTGACGACGTCGACATCGCGCTGGCGGCGTACCGCGAGGAGGGGGTCTGGCAGCTCCAGGAGCTGGCGGACCCGGTGCTCACGAGCCTCGACGCGGTCATCTCGGGCCTGCGCCGCTTCCCCGGCGACGGGGGCGCGATCGGCCTGCTGGCGCTCGACGAGGACGTCTTCCTCGTCGTCCGGGTGGCGGGACCGCAGGTGCGCCTGCTGCTCTCCGACGTCACCGCCGCCGACATCTACGACCTCGCCCGCGAGGTGATCGAGCACCTCGGCCTGCCCTACCCGGAGGAGGACGACGAGCCGGCGCCGGCCGGAGACCTCGCGATCCTGTCCGACCTCGGCGTGCGCGCCGGTGACATGGGTGAGCTGATCGACGACTTCGACCTCTACCCTGACGAGATGCTCTCCGACATCGCCGACCGGCTCGGCTTCGGCGACGACTTCGACGACCTGGTCGGGCTGACGAACGCGTGA
- a CDS encoding enoyl-CoA hydratase family protein has translation MTETPFVQYAVDGAVATLTLDSPHNRNALSRKLVTELFEGLTAAEADAAVRVILLRSADRVFCSGADLSEAATTPMEEGTRAIVELQRRIVASEKPVVVQLDGPVRAGGTGIVAAADVCIASEDAHFALTEVKLGVTPAIISLTILPKMSSRGAALTFLGGEKFSAAEAAAYGLVTEAVPAERVADRVAEVCASLATGHPQGLRETKKLLNREVLAGIDARGEELAQLSARLFATDEAREAMMAFLTRST, from the coding sequence ATGACCGAGACGCCCTTCGTCCAGTACGCCGTCGACGGTGCCGTCGCGACGCTGACCCTCGACTCCCCGCACAACCGCAACGCGCTCTCGCGCAAGCTGGTGACCGAGCTCTTCGAGGGACTGACCGCAGCCGAGGCCGACGCAGCCGTCCGCGTGATCCTGCTGCGCTCGGCCGACCGGGTCTTCTGCTCGGGCGCGGACCTCTCCGAGGCGGCGACCACGCCGATGGAGGAGGGCACCCGGGCGATCGTGGAGCTCCAGCGGCGCATCGTGGCCTCGGAGAAGCCGGTCGTCGTGCAGCTCGACGGTCCCGTGCGCGCGGGCGGCACGGGCATCGTGGCCGCCGCCGACGTCTGCATCGCCTCCGAGGACGCCCACTTCGCGCTCACCGAGGTCAAGCTCGGGGTGACGCCGGCGATCATCTCGCTGACGATCCTCCCCAAGATGTCCTCGCGCGGAGCGGCGCTGACCTTCCTCGGCGGCGAGAAGTTCTCGGCGGCCGAGGCCGCGGCGTACGGGCTGGTGACGGAGGCGGTCCCGGCCGAACGCGTCGCGGACCGTGTCGCCGAGGTCTGCGCGAGCCTCGCGACCGGCCACCCGCAAGGCCTGCGAGAGACGAAGAAGCTGCTCAACCGTGAGGTGCTGGCGGGCATCGACGCCCGGGGCGAGGAGCTCGCCCAGCTCTCGGCCCGGCTCTTCGCCACCGACGAGGCACGCGAGGCGATGATGGCGTTCCTCACCCGCAGCACGTAA
- a CDS encoding GNAT family N-acetyltransferase, whose product MGPATRTPGVRPGRLDHEGLALLVKQSDHALVLEDDGDIAGFVITLPPGAVYDSSRYDWFEARLDDYVYLDRIVVARAHRRKGVARRLYDAVEADLPVALEVYDTNEPSLEFHRLRGYRQVGELEHAGRTNLMMVRAA is encoded by the coding sequence ATGGGACCCGCGACGCGTACGCCCGGCGTACGGCCCGGCCGGCTCGACCACGAGGGGCTGGCACTGCTCGTGAAGCAGTCCGACCACGCCCTGGTCCTCGAGGACGACGGCGACATCGCGGGCTTCGTTATCACCCTGCCGCCCGGGGCGGTCTACGACTCCAGCCGCTACGACTGGTTCGAGGCGCGGCTCGACGACTACGTCTACCTCGACCGGATCGTGGTGGCCCGCGCGCACCGTCGCAAGGGTGTGGCGCGCCGGCTCTACGACGCGGTGGAGGCCGACCTCCCTGTCGCCCTGGAGGTCTACGACACCAACGAGCCGTCACTGGAGTTCCATCGCCTGCGCGGCTACCGGCAGGTCGGCGAGCTCGAGCACGCCGGCAGGACGAACCTGATGATGGTCAGGGCCGCCTGA
- a CDS encoding MFS transporter, translating to MPGYVTTRGAWGVVGAFSLVGAVTQLVWLTYAPITDEAAGHYEVSTSAIGWLANIFPLWYVLLAVPVGVALDRWLRGTVLVGALVLAAGCLVRLGDGYGWAFAGQTLTAIAQPLVVTAITPVAARYLPEAERPKAIALATASTFAGMIAAFVLATTVDLGPLLGIEAVVALLAAGLLAVAFRAEPAAVEAPRPATALADFRAAWGSPVVRRMCLLVPVPFGTFTALTTWAEPLLSPAGVTADQTGLMLMANVVAGVVACAVLPVWAAAHGRRRVTLLVGVVVAVLACVALAVRPSFPVGMVGLLAVGALLLPSLPIVLELSERAAPLVAGSAAGLVWLAGQSGALVVTGVTGLWLDAPAAAFLLLAAITAVALPLVPRREVLDGEPTGPGHQVVNPV from the coding sequence ATGCCCGGCTACGTCACCACCCGCGGCGCCTGGGGCGTCGTCGGTGCCTTCTCGCTCGTGGGTGCGGTCACCCAGCTCGTCTGGCTGACCTACGCCCCGATCACCGACGAGGCCGCCGGCCACTACGAGGTCTCGACCTCGGCGATCGGGTGGCTCGCCAACATCTTCCCGCTCTGGTACGTCCTGCTGGCCGTGCCCGTCGGGGTGGCCCTCGACCGGTGGCTGCGCGGGACCGTCCTGGTCGGCGCACTCGTCCTGGCGGCTGGGTGCCTGGTCCGGCTGGGCGACGGCTACGGCTGGGCCTTCGCCGGGCAGACGCTGACGGCGATCGCCCAGCCGCTCGTCGTCACCGCCATCACGCCGGTCGCGGCACGCTACCTGCCGGAGGCGGAGCGGCCGAAGGCGATCGCGCTGGCCACCGCGAGCACCTTCGCCGGCATGATCGCCGCCTTCGTGCTCGCCACCACCGTCGACCTCGGTCCGCTGCTGGGGATCGAGGCAGTGGTGGCGCTGCTCGCCGCCGGCCTCCTCGCCGTCGCGTTCCGCGCCGAGCCGGCAGCCGTCGAGGCGCCCCGTCCGGCCACTGCCCTCGCCGACTTCCGTGCGGCCTGGGGGAGTCCCGTCGTACGCCGGATGTGCCTGCTCGTGCCGGTGCCCTTCGGCACGTTCACCGCCCTGACCACCTGGGCCGAGCCGCTGCTCTCACCCGCGGGGGTCACGGCCGACCAGACCGGCCTGATGCTGATGGCGAACGTCGTGGCAGGCGTCGTGGCCTGCGCGGTCCTGCCGGTCTGGGCTGCGGCCCACGGACGTCGCCGCGTGACGCTGCTCGTCGGGGTGGTCGTGGCGGTCCTGGCCTGTGTCGCGCTCGCGGTGCGGCCCTCGTTCCCGGTCGGGATGGTGGGCCTGCTGGCCGTCGGCGCCCTCCTGCTGCCGTCGCTCCCGATCGTGCTCGAGCTGAGCGAGCGCGCGGCGCCGCTCGTGGCCGGCTCCGCTGCCGGGCTGGTCTGGCTCGCCGGGCAGTCGGGCGCGCTGGTCGTCACCGGCGTGACGGGGCTCTGGCTGGACGCCCCTGCCGCGGCGTTCCTGCTCCTCGCCGCGATCACGGCGGTCGCCCTCCCCCTGGTCCCGCGGCGCGAGGTCCTCGACGGTGAGCCGACCGGGCCGGGTCACCAGGTCGTCAACCCTGTGTGA
- a CDS encoding HelD family protein yields the protein MSTDTSAEDIAAREVAAEQAFVDRVHAQLTASQQQAAELAREGRGRGQLGHEGGLVERDAMVYQAAKRIAQLDAAAEGLVFGRLDLSADLDPEPRYVGRIGLRDENRDSLLIDWRAPAAAVFYQATAADPHGVVRRRVLRSKGTTVLGVEDELIDASDPRAQELPIVGEGALMAQLSRARDRRMHSIVATIQAEQDKAIRAPGKGVTSISGGPGVGKTVVALHRAAYLLYTDRRRYETGGVLIVGPSGVFMRYIERVLPSLGETAIALRSLGEVVDGVKASRHDDPAFADVKGSARMAEVLRRAARQAVPGAPREFRLFYRDNVLLLDNRLLGQLRRQLLGQGRRNKQIPRVASTLLDALWRQVKSERGRERGRQAFQDDLLDNHDFLDFAAEWWPPLEAREVLTWLRDPDFLARVSDGILSHDEQALLLKSWAVADDLSIEDVPLLDELRYAIGDVPLKTDEDSGFGDFVGSDIQELSTAGDREFRSSRAWTPPTHRIEDDPFAHVLIDECQDLTPMQWRMVGRRGRTASWTIVGDPAQSSWPVRAEADAARAEALAGKDLHEFHLSTNYRNSSEIYAYAAAYAARVGLDADLPTAVRSTGVDPVQMRVDDLEAGVRSEVVRLAGEVEGTVGIVVPVARRAEVERWLASWNEVAAEAPNAATGRDTSADRIVVLTGLDTKGLEFDGIVVVRPQEIEDEASTGKATLYVVLTRATQLLSVVS from the coding sequence GTGTCGACTGACACCAGTGCCGAGGACATCGCCGCCCGCGAGGTCGCGGCGGAGCAGGCCTTCGTCGACCGCGTCCACGCGCAGCTCACCGCCTCGCAGCAGCAGGCTGCCGAGCTGGCGCGCGAGGGGCGCGGCCGTGGCCAGCTCGGCCACGAGGGCGGCCTCGTCGAGCGCGACGCGATGGTCTACCAGGCCGCGAAGCGCATCGCGCAGCTCGACGCCGCCGCCGAGGGCCTGGTCTTCGGCCGGCTCGACCTGTCCGCCGACCTCGACCCCGAGCCGCGCTACGTCGGCCGGATCGGCCTCCGCGACGAGAACCGTGACTCGCTGCTGATCGACTGGCGCGCCCCGGCCGCCGCGGTCTTCTACCAGGCCACCGCGGCCGACCCCCACGGCGTCGTACGCCGCCGCGTGCTGCGGTCGAAGGGCACCACCGTCCTCGGTGTCGAGGACGAGCTGATCGACGCGTCGGACCCGCGCGCCCAGGAGCTGCCGATCGTCGGCGAGGGCGCCCTCATGGCGCAGCTCTCGCGGGCCCGCGACCGCCGCATGCACTCGATCGTGGCGACCATCCAGGCCGAGCAGGACAAGGCGATCCGCGCTCCCGGCAAGGGCGTCACGTCGATCTCGGGTGGTCCCGGCGTCGGCAAGACCGTCGTCGCACTGCACCGCGCGGCGTACCTGCTCTACACCGACCGTCGGCGCTACGAGACCGGTGGCGTCCTCATCGTCGGCCCGTCCGGCGTCTTCATGCGCTACATCGAGCGGGTGCTCCCGTCGCTGGGCGAGACCGCCATCGCGCTGCGCAGCCTCGGCGAGGTCGTCGACGGCGTGAAGGCCTCGCGCCACGACGACCCGGCGTTCGCCGACGTCAAGGGCAGCGCGCGCATGGCCGAGGTGCTCCGCCGCGCCGCGCGCCAGGCCGTGCCGGGTGCGCCCCGCGAGTTCCGGCTCTTCTACCGCGACAACGTGCTGCTGCTCGACAACCGGCTGCTCGGCCAGCTGCGTCGCCAGCTGCTGGGCCAGGGCCGCCGCAACAAGCAGATCCCGCGCGTCGCCTCGACTCTGCTCGACGCCCTGTGGCGCCAGGTGAAGTCCGAGCGCGGCAGGGAGCGCGGTCGCCAGGCGTTCCAGGACGACCTGCTCGACAACCACGACTTCCTCGACTTCGCGGCCGAGTGGTGGCCGCCGCTCGAGGCCCGCGAGGTGCTCACCTGGCTGCGCGACCCCGACTTCCTGGCCCGCGTCTCCGACGGCATCCTCAGCCACGACGAGCAGGCGCTGCTGCTGAAGTCCTGGGCGGTCGCCGACGACCTCTCCATCGAGGACGTCCCGCTGCTCGACGAGCTGCGCTACGCCATCGGTGACGTGCCGCTGAAGACCGACGAGGACTCGGGCTTCGGCGACTTCGTCGGCTCCGACATCCAGGAGCTGTCGACCGCGGGGGACCGCGAGTTCCGCTCGTCGCGTGCCTGGACCCCGCCGACGCACCGCATCGAGGACGACCCGTTCGCCCACGTGCTCATCGACGAGTGCCAGGACCTGACCCCGATGCAGTGGCGCATGGTCGGACGCCGTGGCCGCACGGCCTCGTGGACCATCGTCGGCGACCCGGCGCAGTCCTCCTGGCCGGTCCGCGCCGAGGCCGACGCTGCGCGCGCCGAGGCGCTCGCAGGCAAGGACCTGCACGAGTTCCACCTGTCGACCAACTACCGCAACTCGTCGGAGATCTACGCCTACGCCGCCGCGTACGCCGCCCGGGTCGGCCTCGACGCGGACCTCCCGACGGCGGTCCGCTCGACCGGCGTCGACCCCGTGCAGATGCGCGTGGACGACCTCGAGGCGGGCGTCCGCTCGGAGGTCGTGCGCCTGGCCGGCGAGGTCGAGGGCACGGTCGGCATCGTCGTGCCGGTGGCGCGGCGCGCCGAGGTCGAGCGCTGGCTCGCCTCGTGGAACGAGGTCGCCGCGGAGGCCCCCAACGCCGCCACGGGACGCGACACCAGTGCGGACCGCATCGTGGTGCTCACCGGCCTCGACACCAAGGGCCTCGAGTTCGACGGCATCGTCGTCGTCCGCCCCCAGGAGATCGAGGACGAGGCGTCGACCGGCAAGGCCACGCTCTACGTCGTGCTCACCCGCGCGACGCAGCTCCTCTCCGTCGTCTCCTGA
- a CDS encoding nucleoside deaminase, translating into MRLALDEARAALATEDVPIGAVVLSPTGEVIGRGRNTREATGDPTGHAEVVAIREAAGAVGEWRLSGCTLLVTLEPCTMCAGAIVLSRLSRLVFAAYDDKAGAVGSLWDVVRDRRLNHRPEVVAGVLAREASSLLDDFFRTHRG; encoded by the coding sequence ATGCGGCTCGCCCTCGACGAGGCCCGCGCCGCGCTCGCGACCGAGGACGTGCCGATCGGCGCCGTCGTCCTGTCGCCGACCGGTGAGGTCATCGGCCGTGGCCGCAACACGCGCGAGGCCACCGGGGACCCGACCGGACACGCGGAGGTCGTGGCGATTCGCGAGGCCGCGGGAGCGGTCGGGGAGTGGCGGCTGTCCGGCTGCACCCTGCTGGTCACCCTCGAGCCCTGCACGATGTGCGCCGGCGCGATCGTCCTCTCGCGGCTGTCGCGCCTCGTCTTCGCGGCGTACGACGACAAGGCCGGCGCGGTCGGCTCGCTCTGGGACGTCGTGCGTGACCGTCGCCTCAACCACCGTCCCGAGGTAGTGGCGGGTGTGCTCGCCCGCGAGGCGTCCAGCCTGCTCGACGACTTCTTCCGCACGCACCGCGGCTGA